From uncultured Desulfobacter sp.:
AGAGGAATCCAGGAGCAAATAGTTGTATGGAAAAGGGCGTTGGGGTTCCGCCCCAAATAGCCGCATTTTTCTGGAAATTAATTTTGCGGTAAGTTGAATAGTCTATTTTTGCCAGAGTTTCAGGGATTTTTTGTGGTTCAATAAACGGCGCCTGGGAGAGTTTTTTCGCAATCTCTACTACAGCGCTACGGGAAAACGGCTTTCCATCGGTATTTGATATTGTAGCACCTGCATAAACAACATTTATCCAGATCACAGAGAAGAGCAGCCAAGTCCAACTTTTTAAATAGAATCGATAATCAACCATTTGTTTAAATGGTGAATAGCAAAGCATGATAAAATTTCCTTTGTTCTTTAGGTTGATTTTAAATGGTGGAAAACGAAAATGCGTCCCCCCGTTATTCACCCTATAATCCAAGTATATTCAATTCTTGTGCCAGGTTGACACCCATCCTTATTTTTCGATCCATCGAGTTGAATTTTAAGACTAATTTATGAAAACAGCATGGACACATATCCCATGAGAAATCATGCAAAAAAGGTAACCCTCGACCAATGGTAGTATCTGACCTTTTTTCATGTACTTTATAGTCTCATGTTGCTGTGTTTGTGTATCCTTTGGTGTATAAGCTTTTTGGTATTATCAACCTTGAGGCCGAGGCGTGCAGTACACCGGGTGTGGCTGCGGCTGTCGGGGGGAGGGGGATTTCCGAACCTGATCAAGAACAGACATCAGCTTGATGAAGCCCGGCACCGGCCGTAGTCAGCGGTGGTCTTTTTGAGCCACCCGGCATGCTGTTTTGTCAAGCTGCCCTTTGCCAGCTGCCAGTTGTTCTTTGCGCCGGCTGGCTGGTTCAGGCGGGCATCTGCCCCCAGCCCGAGAATGTCCTTGAGCGGGATGATCACCGTATCCGCCACAGACATCATTGCCAGGCGGATCATGTTGCCATATATGCGGCAGTTAGGTTAATTTTCAATCATCTTGATTATCGTTTTAAGCCCGCCTGTGCTCATCTGGTTGGATAACATTCAAATTTTCAGGATATGAAGTTAGGGGGTTGATCATAAGATGGGCCACTCATGAGAAAACCCGATTCAGGGTACTATTAACCGCTTGTAATTCCGTCGGTATTTTCAGGTTCTGAAAAGATGAGCACAAACTATCCGAAGTTATGATCAGGTCCAGCATTTTTGTTAGGACAATAAACGAAAAATGAAATCCTGGGCATTCGTCAGTCACAAGCCCTGAAGATAATTATCAGCAGGCGCTCATGCTGATCCGGTTACGGCCGAAGCCGCATATGACCGGATGAACTGAATTTAATTATCATAAAACAATATCAGGACATGCAGCCGTCATCCTTTTTGACGACCTCGGAATAGCAGTCGGCTCTTTCTTTATCTGTTTTGGCACTCTTGTCGCCGTCGGCCATTTTATCAACCACCGTTTTCTGGTCTTCTGCATCGCAGTAGTCTTTATTTTCCTTTTTATTTTCCTTGTTATCGGCCATTGGGATACCCTCCTGTTTTATGGATTATTATATCTTATAATATAAAAACAGATGGAGTGGATGTTAACTTTCAGAAACCGGATTCAGGAATTGCTGGTTATAACGGATTTGGAGGTCAGTACATAACTTAAAGGAGTTTACAAAAAATGGTCCTATTTCGAAATGTTACGCCATTGAAAACTTTTTTTAAAATCTGAAAGAAACTTTATCCGGTGAGATTGCGACTGAATTCCATAAAATGGAAAAACATAGCCGGGCATTCTCAAGCTGTGGCACTATAGAAAAAAAGGACGGACAACGAAATTCAATACAAAGCCAACCTGACCGACGCTTCTTATTTTCGCTATTTTTCAAAAAACCTTACTTGTACTAAATAGTGGACAAGTATAAGATTGATTATTATACTTATAAAAAATAGAAGGAACACGTTTGGAGAATATTATGAGAATTGTTAATTTCAGCGAAGCAAGAAATAATCTAAAGACAGTATTGAATCAAGTGGTAGACGATGCTGATTATACAATTATTACACGTCGTGATTCAGAAGATGCTGTTGTCATGTCGCTGGAAACGTTCAATAGTTTCATGGAAACTTTTTATCTTCTCAGATCACCTGCCAATGCTGCACATTTAACAAAATCTATTCAACAATTTAAAAGTGGGAAAGTTCAGGAAAGAGATCTAATCTAAAGTTTCCTGTAAACTAATTGATCATCTTGCTATGCAACCATGCGTAGCAAGGTTTTAACGAAAGATTTTTGTGGGTTTTGCCCCGGCACAGGGCAAACCCTATAAAAATCAGAACTCAATGCTGCCTCCGCTATAGTCTTGCGCACATCAGAAAATGCAAATCCGGCTCGTCCCCGAATTTTATGTCTTCTGTCTGGTGCATTTTCCAACCTGTCGGCATAGATCCATGTCAGCGTTGTGGCCATCATGCAGAAGTTAAGATGATTCAGTACGGATTCCGAATTCCGAACTTGTGATTTTGAGCTACCAATTTCCTGCTTGATCTCCTTAAATCCGGATTCTATTTTCCAGCGTGCGCCATAATATTCTATAATTTGCTCAACAGAAAGCGTTAAATCTGTGGTCATGAGAGCAACGTATCGTGTTTTCCGATAAACAAAAACAACTCGTACCGGACATTTCATCGTTTTCAACATAACGATTTGTGAATACGCCTGTACTTCCCTTGTTTTGCCGTACAAGAAAACCATATAAGCCCGGCACTTTTTTTTCCAGCATGCTGCACAATCAGCCACAGAACCCAGACGGCTGCCATATTTTCGTGGGCGACCAACCTTGCGTTTTCCTGTAGAAACAGGGGCAAGATCATATAGCGTAATATTTGTTCGCATACGAGAGAGTAGATGGAAAAAGCCGCCTTCACCACGACCCAGCCTGGACCAGAGGCCGTCATTGCCAAACCAACTATCTGCAATAACTAACACTGGTTGCTGAAAATAATTTCGAATATCCTTTATCATCGTGGCAGCCTGTGTCATCTTGCTTTCAAAGGAAAGAACCTTCCCTTTTCGTTTGGCAGTAGCAGATTTTGCCTCAATATTCTTTTTCATCATATAAAAACGAAAATCAAGGGGCAGGCAGGCCCATCGAGATTTTATTTTTTTCAATAATCCTACTGCCAGAATACACTGTGACCATGGATATGAACTCTGGTTTGACTTTGCTGCATGATCGTGAAAATGTGCGCAACCAAAAATTTTCCTACCACTTTTTGGGTTTATGGAATCATCCAGTGCTACCATTATTCGTCCGTCTGTACCTGGTGACGGAATCATTCCCCACATAGCTTGCCATAATTTTTTCCATGGCAGTGTTGGACTCGCCATAAATGCATAAAACCTCTGGCTATGCAGTTTTAGACCAAACAAAGTTTGAAGGGCACGTAACAGGTTAGAGGTGATTGATGATGTAAACGGTACCACTACAGCGAGCAACGTGTATGCAAACCAGACTTTTCTTTTCTGTCCCTGAGCTGTATTAGAAAATTCAGCTTGCAAAGGCTCTGTCAAATCACGTAATATAAACATGGTGGGTCGTTCCTTTTTTGTATAGTTTCAAGTATTTAGGCAATTGAAATATACTACAGGAGCGCCTACTTTTTCAAGGGTTATTGGGTCTTTATTTCAAATAAAAACAGTATGTTATCATAAAAAATCACTTAGGTTTGGCATGAAAAATGAAAATCAATTTCCATGCCAATTGCATTTTAAGTTGCCCTAAGGTCGGTTTTAATTTTTAGGAAACTTCAGACTCTAATTTCGCTTGTTCAAAATAAAATTTCAATAATTAGAAAACAAGAGATAATCAGATATAATCAATGAAAATATTTAAAAAATTGGACTATTAGCATCATAATCACCTCTAACCTGGCATAAATGACTATAATCACTCAAAATAAAACTAGATTTTTCTTTGTCAATATACTATATAATTCCAATGAGTTATTGGAATCAATATTATGGCGGATAACGTCAATAATAATGTCGAGACAAAACCGATTGGTTTTGCCCCGATTTTGCAGCATTATTTTCACAAATGTTGCATCGCTGATATTATTGACCAGAACGTCCCTCTTGATGCAAGACGTAACATGCTCACTCATGGGCAGGCAAGTATAGCAATGATCACCGCCATTCTTTTTCAGGTTATGTCTCTTTACAAGGTTTGCAAATTTGCCAGGGAATCAAATGTCCTGGATGTTATTTTCCCTGACATAAGTCCGGATGAATATTTTGACGATAGGCTGGGTGATACCTTAGACGCTATTCACAAATTCGGCATTGGTAATCTGGAACTGCTGATTACCCGACATATAATTGAAGCCTTTGAGATTCAGACA
This genomic window contains:
- a CDS encoding type II toxin-antitoxin system prevent-host-death family antitoxin, with the translated sequence MRIVNFSEARNNLKTVLNQVVDDADYTIITRRDSEDAVVMSLETFNSFMETFYLLRSPANAAHLTKSIQQFKSGKVQERDLI
- a CDS encoding 4-alpha-glucanotransferase; this encodes MIRLAMMSVADTVIIPLKDILGLGADARLNQPAGAKNNWQLAKGSLTKQHAGWLKKTTADYGRCRASSS
- a CDS encoding transposase, with product MFILRDLTEPLQAEFSNTAQGQKRKVWFAYTLLAVVVPFTSSITSNLLRALQTLFGLKLHSQRFYAFMASPTLPWKKLWQAMWGMIPSPGTDGRIMVALDDSINPKSGRKIFGCAHFHDHAAKSNQSSYPWSQCILAVGLLKKIKSRWACLPLDFRFYMMKKNIEAKSATAKRKGKVLSFESKMTQAATMIKDIRNYFQQPVLVIADSWFGNDGLWSRLGRGEGGFFHLLSRMRTNITLYDLAPVSTGKRKVGRPRKYGSRLGSVADCAACWKKKCRAYMVFLYGKTREVQAYSQIVMLKTMKCPVRVVFVYRKTRYVALMTTDLTLSVEQIIEYYGARWKIESGFKEIKQEIGSSKSQVRNSESVLNHLNFCMMATTLTWIYADRLENAPDRRHKIRGRAGFAFSDVRKTIAEAALSSDFYRVCPVPGQNPQKSFVKTLLRMVA